Proteins from a single region of Primulina tabacum isolate GXHZ01 chromosome 5, ASM2559414v2, whole genome shotgun sequence:
- the LOC142547112 gene encoding serine/threonine-protein kinase BSK1-like isoform X3, with protein MGCLASKFPPDEAQLGNDKVKAHGPAQNSTGRHLTAGPDSGSGVAAAGVPSFSEFTFADLKSATDNFSPDFIVSESGEKAPNIVYKGRLQNGRWIAVKKFPKMAWSDPKQFAEEAWRVGKLRHQRLANLIGYCCDGDERLLVAEYMPNDTLAKHLFHWESQTIEWAMRLRVALYIAEALAYCGDEGHLLYHDLNAYRVLFDGDGDPRLSCFGLMKNSQDGKSYSTNLAYTPPEYLKNGRVTPQSVIYSFGTVLLDLLSGKHIPPSHALDVIRGKNIILLMDSHLEGRFSTEEATIVVGLASSCLQYEPRERPNVKDLVSTLSPLHPKSDVPSYVMLGISKHKEDPPTPQRPLSPMGEACSRMDLTAIHQILVTTHYRDDEGTNELSFQEWTQQMRDMLDARKRGDYAFRDKDFKTAIDCYSQELWFHQPCMHGVVYLI; from the exons ATGGGCTGCCTAGCTTCTAAGTTTCCTCCAGATGAGGCGCAGCTGGGGAACGATAAGGTCAAGGCGCACGGCCCAGCTCAAAATTCTACCGGCCGACACCTGACCGCAGGACCCGACTCGGGGTCAGGGGTAGCTGCCGCCGGGGTTCCATCTTTCTCCGAGTTCACCTTTGCGGACCTCAAGTCTGCCACAGATAACTTCAGCCCGGATTTTATTGTCTCAGAAAGCGGTGAAAAAGCCCCGAATATTGTTTACAAAGGCCGCCTCCAGAACGGCCGGTGGATCGCCGTCAAGAAGTTTCCTAAGATGGCTTGGTCGGACCCGAAACAGTTTGCG GAGGAGGCATGGAGAGTCGGCAAGTTGAGGCACCAAAGGCTGGCAAATTTAATAGGGTATTGCTGTGATGGTGATGAGAGGTTGCTCGTTGCAGAATACATGCCCAATGATACACTTGCTAAGCATTTATTTCATT GGGAGAGTCAGACCATTGAATGGGCCATGCGCTTGAGAGTGGCACTTTATATAGCTGAAGCCTTGGCATACTGTGGCGATGAAGGTCATCTGTTGTACCACGACCTCAATGCCTACAGGGTTCTCTTCGATGGA GATGGTGATCCTAGGCTCTCATGTTTTGGCTTGATGAAAAACAGTCAGGATGGAAAAAGTTATAGCACAAATCTTGCCTACACTCCCCCAGAATATCTAAAAAATG GAAGGGTAACACCACAAAGTGTCATATACAGCTTTGGCACTGTACTCTTGGATCTGCTAAGTGGAAAGCACATTCCTCCAAGTCAT GCTCTTGATGTGATACGAGGTAAAAACATCATTCTACTGATGGATTCACATTTGGAGGGAAGGTTTTCTACAGAAGAAGCTACAATAGTCGTTGGTCTTGCTTCAAGTTGTTTGCAATACGAACCTAGGGAAAGGCCTAATGTAAAGGATCTTGTTTCTACTCTTTCTCCACTACATCCAAAATCTGAT GTTCCTTCTTATGTCATGCTTGGAATTTCGAAGCACAAAGAAGATCCCCCTACACCTCAGCGCCCTCTTTCACCAATGGGTGAGGCCTGTTCTCGGATGGATCTCACAGCAATACACCAAATACTGGTGACCACCCACTATCGGGATGATGAAGGAACAAACGAG TTGTCGTTTCAAGAATGGACCCAGCAGATGAGAGATATGTTAGATGCTAGAAAGCGCGGAGATTATGCATTCCGTGACAAGGACTTTAAGACTGCTATTGATTGTTATTCACAG GAACTATGGTTTCACCAACCGTGTATGCACGGCGTAGTTTATCTTATCTGA